One segment of Desulfobulbaceae bacterium DNA contains the following:
- a CDS encoding NADH-quinone oxidoreductase subunit D produces the protein MELQLIDNIPEGFTRGLNTDETSEEYFLNMGPQHPSTHGVLRLVLKLDGENVLEIVPHLGYVHRGIEKLTESQTYLQNIHLTDRLDYLSSHINNLGYCLAMEQALNLGVPERGEYIRVMLCELQRIQSHLLWWGVSGMDLGAVTTFLYGFKEREMITDIFEELCGARLTMNFFRPGGSFADVPDTFLPHVQRVIERMHVALDEYNTLLTNNIIFQERTRGIGILSKEKALSYGCSGAVLRASGISYDVRRNDPYSIYDRFDFDIPIGTVGDCFDRYQIKMEEMAQSLRILGQAVKTFPKGPYRSKEQAAYRLPEGNYYSQVETARGLFGTYIVAEGGTKPYRVKFRSPSFSNLSALSEMAVGHKIADLVTILATLDFVVPEIDR, from the coding sequence ATGGAATTACAACTTATCGACAATATCCCGGAAGGATTTACACGAGGTCTGAACACGGATGAAACCTCGGAAGAGTACTTCCTCAACATGGGGCCACAGCACCCAAGTACCCATGGGGTCTTGCGTCTGGTGCTCAAGCTTGATGGAGAAAATGTGCTGGAGATCGTGCCGCATCTTGGTTACGTCCATCGCGGCATAGAAAAGCTTACGGAAAGTCAGACCTACCTGCAGAACATTCACCTTACCGACAGACTCGATTATCTCTCCAGTCACATCAATAATCTCGGCTATTGCCTGGCGATGGAACAGGCCCTTAATCTTGGCGTGCCGGAACGAGGTGAATACATCAGGGTGATGCTCTGCGAGCTGCAACGAATTCAGTCCCATCTGCTCTGGTGGGGCGTATCAGGAATGGACTTAGGAGCAGTCACCACCTTTCTTTACGGCTTCAAGGAAAGGGAAATGATCACCGACATCTTTGAAGAACTTTGCGGGGCCAGGCTAACCATGAATTTTTTCCGGCCGGGTGGTTCCTTTGCCGACGTTCCCGACACCTTTCTCCCCCACGTGCAGAGGGTAATCGAACGGATGCATGTCGCGCTCGATGAATACAATACCCTGCTGACCAATAATATCATTTTCCAGGAACGAACCAGAGGAATCGGTATCCTCAGCAAAGAAAAAGCCTTGTCCTATGGCTGTAGCGGCGCAGTGCTGCGGGCCTCCGGCATCAGTTATGACGTCCGCCGCAATGATCCGTATTCGATCTATGACCGTTTCGATTTTGATATTCCCATCGGCACAGTTGGCGACTGTTTTGACCGCTACCAGATAAAAATGGAAGAGATGGCTCAATCGCTCCGCATCCTGGGGCAGGCAGTGAAGACTTTCCCCAAAGGGCCATATCGCAGCAAGGAGCAAGCAGCATACCGCTTGCCAGAGGGGAACTACTACAGCCAGGTGGAAACGGCCCGTGGACTGTTTGGCACCTATATTGTTGCCGAAGGCGGTACAAAACCGTACCGGGTAAAATTCCGTTCGCCGAGCTTTTCCAACTTAAGCGCCCTGAGCGAGATGGCGGTTGGCCACAAGATTGCCGACCTGGTTACTATTCTGGCCACCCTGGATTTTGTGGTGCCGGAAATCGATCGTTAA